A genomic segment from bacterium encodes:
- a CDS encoding SDR family oxidoreductase: protein MKYLVTGGAGFIGSNIVRRLLRDGHTVRVLDNFSSGKRENLEDIQAEIEILDGDIRDYWTCVRATRGIDIVLHQAALPSVPRSVDNPLTSSVVNIDGMLNMLESSRQAGVKRLVFASSSSVYGETEELPKREAMIPSPLSPYAVSKMTNELYGRVYSNLYKFPTVALRYFNIFGPRQDPKSEYAAVVPRFITAFMSGNQPIVFGDGEQSRDFTFIDNCVQANLLAATSDKMVGRAFNVGCGGQFTLNQLLDNLRKIMGVKIEAQYAPARAGDIKHSFAAIEQIKECGYSPSVGFVEGLQRTVEYFTSLPGRH, encoded by the coding sequence ATGAAATACCTGGTCACTGGCGGCGCCGGATTCATCGGCTCAAACATAGTAAGACGGTTACTTCGCGACGGCCATACCGTCCGCGTTCTCGATAATTTCTCCTCTGGCAAACGAGAGAATCTTGAAGACATTCAGGCTGAGATCGAGATCCTGGATGGAGATATTCGGGATTACTGGACCTGCGTCCGGGCAACCCGTGGAATCGATATCGTGCTGCACCAGGCGGCGCTCCCCAGCGTCCCCCGGTCTGTCGACAACCCGCTTACTTCCAGCGTGGTAAATATCGATGGCATGCTCAACATGCTCGAATCATCACGGCAGGCCGGCGTCAAGCGGCTCGTCTTCGCCTCATCTTCGTCTGTCTACGGTGAGACGGAAGAACTCCCGAAGCGTGAGGCGATGATCCCCAGTCCGCTCTCCCCGTACGCGGTCTCGAAGATGACCAACGAGTTGTATGGCCGGGTGTACTCGAACCTGTACAAATTCCCGACTGTGGCGCTCAGGTATTTTAATATTTTCGGGCCGCGACAGGATCCCAAGTCGGAGTATGCGGCGGTAGTACCGCGGTTCATAACCGCCTTTATGTCCGGCAACCAGCCGATCGTTTTTGGCGATGGCGAACAGTCACGCGACTTTACGTTCATCGACAATTGCGTCCAGGCCAATCTGCTTGCGGCGACCAGCGACAAAATGGTCGGGCGGGCGTTCAATGTCGGCTGCGGCGGGCAATTCACGCTCAATCAGTTGCTGGATAATCTCCGGAAGATCATGGGCGTAAAGATCGAGGCCCAGTATGCCCCGGCACGTGCCGGCGACATCAAACATTCGTTTGCCGCTATCGAGCAGATCAAAGAGTGCGGTTATAGTCCATCGGTGGGCTTTGTCGAAGGTTTACAGCGGACAGTAGAGTATTTCACTTCGCTCCCCGGCCGTCACTAG